From Cellulomonas fimi ATCC 484, a single genomic window includes:
- a CDS encoding PaaI family thioesterase, with the protein MSDTTDALAQTPPTAGTLLERMGIELLELSAARAVGTMPVEGNTQPYGLLHGGASAVLAETLGSYAAQVHAGPGRAAVGIELSATHHRSARSGAVTGTATAVHLGGSLATYDVVVEDADGRRLCTARLTCMLIEARG; encoded by the coding sequence ATGTCCGACACCACCGACGCGCTCGCGCAGACCCCTCCGACCGCCGGCACGCTGCTCGAGCGGATGGGGATCGAGCTCCTCGAGCTGTCCGCCGCACGCGCCGTGGGCACCATGCCGGTCGAGGGCAACACCCAGCCGTACGGGCTGCTGCACGGGGGCGCGTCGGCCGTGCTCGCCGAGACGCTGGGCTCGTACGCCGCGCAGGTGCACGCCGGCCCGGGTCGTGCGGCCGTGGGCATCGAGCTGAGCGCGACGCACCACCGGTCGGCGCGGTCCGGTGCGGTGACGGGGACCGCGACCGCGGTGCACCTGGGCGGGTCGCTCGCGACCTACGACGTCGTCGTCGAGGACGCCGACGGGCGCCGGCTCTGCACGGCCCGGTTGACCTGCATGCTGATCGAGGCGCGCGGCTGA